In one window of Falco cherrug isolate bFalChe1 chromosome 10, bFalChe1.pri, whole genome shotgun sequence DNA:
- the TSSC4 gene encoding protein TSSC4 — protein sequence MADQDAGEPFRGLVAGGATDYEGTLPSDTASLSDSDSDDLGLADEAEVDTISPEEPSVDDGDYRSRETPDSLHSSRRSPVQPFHLRGMSSTFSLRSQSIFDCLEEAAKLSVPSMPEDNIVDGRFKRPLPPSTASGNVVPQSLGKQAKAVQAPRASPAVPDYVAHPERWTKYSLDGVSESSDQANQAVAMEFLEDLKKRGEKQDGYTPYFNQDPSSCGAGRIVFTKPAKRGVDGLEKKTSAGEDPRKHMKTDLQGKCLKKTDDLREEKIELGHLGGGSGKVTEEEECVMPGDLSTEGARFGGADEEPSVETVGFHCSKKKNRKNFRPKVDGEGEEEES from the coding sequence ATGGCAGATCAGGATGCAGGCGAGCCCTTTCGGGGGTTGGTGGCTGGTGGTGCCACGGACTATGAAGGCACTCTGCCCTCAGACACAGCGTCGCTCAGCGATTCAGATTCCGATGATTTGGGGTTAGCGGATGAAGCGGAAGTTGATACGATATCACCTGAGGAGCCATCTGTAGATGATGGGGATTACAGATCCAGGGAGACTCCCGACTCTCTGCACAGCAGTCGCAGATCTCCTGTCCAGCCCTTCCATCTGAGGGGCATGAGTTCTACGTTCTCTCTCCGTAGCCAGAGCATTTTTGATTGTCTGGAAGAGGCAGCCAAGTTGTCTGTGCCCTCGATGCCTGAAGATAACATTGTTGATGGGAGGTTTAAGCGTCCCttgcctcccagcacagcctcagGTAACGTGGTTCCACAAAGCCTGGGAAAGCAGGCCAAAGCTGTGCAGGCTCCCAGAGCCTCTCCTGCCGTGCCTGACTACGTGGCACACCCAGAGCGCTGGACCAAATACAGCCTGGATGGTGTTTCAGAGTCTAGTGACCAGGCTAACCAGGCCGTGGCCATGGAATTTCTAGAGGATTTGaagaaaagaggggagaaaCAAGATGGCTATACCCCGTACTTCAACCAGGACCCttccagctgtggggctgggaggatTGTCTTCACCAAACCAGCAAAAAGGGGCGTTGAtggactggaaaagaaaacatccgCAGGGGAGGATCCTAGgaaacacatgaaaacagaTCTGCAAGGAAAATGTCTGAAGAAGACTGATGACTTGAGGGAGGAGAAGATAGAGCTGGGGCACCTGGGTGGTGGGAGTGGAAAGgtgacagaggaggaggagtgtgTGATGCCAGGGGACCTCAGTACAGAAGGTGCAAGGTTTGGTGGTGCAGATGAAGAGCCATCGGTGGAAACGGTTGGATTCCATTGCAGTAAGAAGAAGAATAGGAAAAATTTCCGGCCTAAAGTAGACGgtgaaggggaggaggaggagtccTGA